A stretch of DNA from Lawsonibacter asaccharolyticus:
GCCGCGACGGCGGTGCCGGCAACGTCTGCTTCAACGCAGCCATCGGCCGTGAGGCCGGCAAGAGCCGCGCCAACGCTGTGATGGGCATCAAGAAGGGCAACGACCGTGTGGTGGGCCTGCTGTTTTTTCACGTCAGCGACCCGGACGCCGTCGTCTCCGCCCTCGCCTGACCCCGGAGCTCCAGACATCATTTCCTAAAATTATTCCGTAAATACTCCGGGCCCGTACCAGAGATGGTACGGGCCCGGAGTATTTACAGCTGCGGAAAAAGTCCTCCAGGGACTTTTTCCGCAGCCTGCATCTCATTATTTTTCTGCCCCGTCTGGGGCAGAGAAGTCTCAAAACGCTTCTTCCTCGCACAGGATCTTCCGCAGCCGGTCCACCGCCCGCCGCTCCAGCCGTGAGATCTGGACTTGGGAGATCCCCAGGACTCTGGCACACTGGATCTGCGTGAGGTTTTTGTAATAGCGCAGCAGCAGCACTTGCTGTTCCCGCTCCGGCAGCTCCTCCATGGCGGAACGGAGGGTCAGCCGCTCCACCACGTCCTCCTCCATCCCGCCGGTGCCCAGCATCCCCTCCAGGGTCAATCCGCCCTCTCCTGTCTCCGCCTGGAGGGATGCCACTGCGTCAGAGGCGGTCTCCGCCGCTGCGATCTCCTCTGGCGTCAGGCCGGTCTCCGCCGCCAGCTCTGACAGGGTGGGTTCCCGTCCCATCTCGGCCACCAGCCGGCGTCGGGCGCCCCACACTGCGGCCCCCCGCTCCTTCATGCCCCGGCTCACCTTCACAGTGCCGTCATCCCGGAGAAAACGCCGGATCTCCCCCGCGATCTTGGGCACCGCATAGGTGGAGAACTGGGTCCCGAAGGATGGGTCAAAGCCCCGCACCGCCTTCAAAAAGCCCAGACAGCCCAGCTGGTACAGGTCGTCCGGCTCCACGCCCCGTCCGTAATACCGCCGCACAATGCTCCAGATCAGGCCGGCGTTTTCCTCCAACACCTGCTCACAGGCCCGGTTGTCCCCCTGTCTGGCCGCCTCCAGCAGCTCTGGAGCCGTTGGCGTGCCATTCATCGTCCGCCCATGCGGGGGGAGATCCGCTTCCGCATGGTCACCTGGGTCCCCTTCCCCGGGGTAGAGCGCACCTTTACCACGTCCATGAAGCTCTCCATGATGGTAAAGCCCATCCCGGAGCGCTCCTCGCTCCCGGTGGTAAACAGCGGGGTCCGGGCCTGCTCCACGTCCGCGATGCCTACCCCCCAGTCCCGCACCAAGATCTCCAGGATGCCGCCCTCCTTCAGACGCAGCTTCAGGGCCACCTTGCCCAGCCGGTCCGGGTAGGCGTGGACGATGGCGTTGGTCACTGCCTCGCTCACGGCGGTTTTGATGTCGTTAATCTCCTCCAGCGTGGGGTCCAGCTGGGCGGCAAAGCAGGCCGCCGCCGCCCGGGCAAACCCCTCGTTGGCTGACCGGCTGGGAAATTCCAGCGCGGCGTAATTTTCCACCTTCATTTATGTACGTCCTCCTCCCCCGCCGCGGCGGGCTCCTCCTGTTCAAATCGGATCAGCTTGTGCAGGCCGGCCGCCTGAAACACCTTCCACGGCTGCGGAGGCACGCCCCGCACTATCAGCTCGCCCTTGATCTGCTCCATCCGCCGGCTGACCCGGATCAGTACTGCGATGCCCGAGCTGTCCGTAAAGCTCAGGCCTGACAGGTCCAGAGTCAGCCGCCGGGGCAGAGCCATGTCGATCTGCTCATCCAGCTCTGTCATCACCTCCTTGGCCCGGTGGTGATCCAGCTCCCCCCGCACCGCCGCTGTCAGGGTCCGCCCCTCGGACACGCAATCTACGGTCATTCAGACTTCCTCCTTGGCCCGGTCCTCTCTGCCGGGTGATATGAGGAGATTATAGGACAAGCCCCCTGCAAAACCGGGCACAAGCTGTCGAGGCTGGGAAGAAAATCCATGTTTGTCCTTGACCTCACCCCTCCCATCTGATACCATACAAGAAACAATCACGTTTCACATAGACGGGTTTTATACCATCAGCTATGAGGAGCCTCCTCATTTCCTTCTATTTTGAATTTTGAGAGCCCCTGTTCTGCTTCCCGCAGAGCAGGGGCTCTCCTGCATAAAATCTCAAAAAATCTCCATGATAAGCCTTGACAAACTTCTTCCCCCGCGCTATGCTGAAGATACCCCACCCCAGGGGGGTGTATCGCATTTGCTCCGCTCCGAATTTGCGCCGCTTCGGCGGCGGGGCGCTGGGGCGCCCATGGGCGGAGCCCTCCTCTGAAAGGATGTGTTTCCCTTGAAACAGAAATTTGACGTCACCGGTATGACCTGCTCCGCATGCTCCGCCCATGTGGAAAAGGCGGTGAACAAGCTGGAGGGCGTACGCAGGGCGGAGGTCAGCCTGATGACCAACTCCATGAATGTGGAGTACGACGAGGCCGCCCTTGCCCCCGAAAGCATCATCCAGGCGGTGGTCCAGGCAGGATACGGCGCCTCCCTGCCCGCCCAGGCCGGGGTCCCAGCCCGGGGAGCCGCTAAGAGGCCGGAGGCCCAGATGGAAGCGGAGCTCTCCTCTATGAAGCGCCGCCTCATCCTCTCCTTTCTCTTCCTGATCCCCCTGTTCTATATCTCCATGGGGCACATGATGGGCGCCCCCCTCCCCGCTTTCCTGGTGGGTCACGAGAACGCCATATCCTTCGCCTTTACCCAGCTCCTGCTCACCCTGCCTATCCTGTATATCAACGACAAGTACTACAAAAACGGCTTCCGCTCCCTGCTCCACGGCGGCCCCAACATGGACTCTCTCATCGCTGTGGGCTCCATCGCGGCTGTGATCTATGGCGTCTTTGCCATTTACCAGATCGGCTACGGCCTGGGCCACGGGGACATGGCCCGGGTGGAGCAGTACCATATGGACCTGTACTTCGAGTCCGCTGGCATGATCCTCACCCTCATCACCCTGGGCAAGTTCCTGGAGACCCGCTCCAAGGGCAAGACCTCCCAGGCCATCTCCCGCCTGATGGACCTGGCCCCCAAGACGGCTACCGTCCTGCGGGACGGGGCCGAGGCAGAGATCCCGGTGGAGGAGGTCCGGGTGGGCGACCGGGTAGCCGTCCGCCCCGGCCAGTCCATCCCGGTGGACGGTGTCATTGTGGAGGGCAGCTCCGCCGTGGACGAATCCGCCCTCACCGGCGAGTCCCTCCCCGTGGACAAAGGCCCCGGGGACAAGGTGGCCGCCGCTTCCATCAACCGCTCCGGCTACTTCGTTTTTGAGGCCAGCCGGGTGGGCGAGGACACCACCCTGGCCCAGATGATCCGGCTGGTGGAGGAAGCCTCCTCCTCCAAGGCCCCCATCTCCAAGCTGGCCGACAAGGTGGCCGGCGTCTTTGTCCCCACCGTTATGGTCATCGCCGCCATCGCTGCCGGGGCCTGGTGGTTCGCCACTGGCAGCACCACCTCCGCCCTCACCGCGGGCGTGGCCGTGCTGGTCATTTCCTGCCCCTGCGCCCTGGGTCTGGCCAC
This window harbors:
- a CDS encoding RNA polymerase sigma factor, giving the protein MNGTPTAPELLEAARQGDNRACEQVLEENAGLIWSIVRRYYGRGVEPDDLYQLGCLGFLKAVRGFDPSFGTQFSTYAVPKIAGEIRRFLRDDGTVKVSRGMKERGAAVWGARRRLVAEMGREPTLSELAAETGLTPEEIAAAETASDAVASLQAETGEGGLTLEGMLGTGGMEEDVVERLTLRSAMEELPEREQQVLLLRYYKNLTQIQCARVLGISQVQISRLERRAVDRLRKILCEEEAF